One Festucalex cinctus isolate MCC-2025b chromosome 3, RoL_Fcin_1.0, whole genome shotgun sequence DNA window includes the following coding sequences:
- the LOC144016592 gene encoding uncharacterized protein LOC144016592 isoform X1 — protein sequence MPTKTKAVPGFFCGREFCMEMCHSFEHKLFLEEKPASLLDYFPLVQHGTRTRVTERCRDEIEIHVKKYKLSLQGGKTLRQCIRYTDCDNSRLSQMFPAAMSSFSYRCCNNNLCNSSGAVGVAPPPMLLIGWLLGALVFCL from the exons ATGCCAACGAAGACAAAAGCAGTGCCCGGCTTTTTTTGCGGAAGGGAGTTTTGTATGGAAATgtgtcactcttttgaacacaaattgtttttagaagaaaaaccagccagcttgctggactattttcctctcgtccaacacgggaccagaactcgtgtcacagaacgctgtcgggatgaaattgagattcatgtcaaaaaatacaaactatcCCTTCAAG GCGGCAAGACGCTCCGCCAGTGCATCCGCTACACGGACTGCGACAACTCGCGTCTGTCTCAGATGTTCCCGGCCGCCATGTCGTCCTTCTCGTACCGCTGCTGCAACAACAACCTGTGCAACTCCAGCGGCGCGGTGGGCGTGGCCCCGCCGCCGATGCTGCTGATTGGCTGGCTGCTCGGCGCGCTCGTCTTCTGCCTCTGA
- the LOC144016592 gene encoding CD59 glycoprotein-like isoform X2, protein MSPRADPLLLLVVMATIFPHQGGALRCYKCADYTGRCDDVHECTYEDACLTLSVQGGKTLRQCIRYTDCDNSRLSQMFPAAMSSFSYRCCNNNLCNSSGAVGVAPPPMLLIGWLLGALVFCL, encoded by the exons ATGTCGCCGCGCGCGGATCCTCTCCTGCTCCTCGTCGTCATGGCGACCATCTTCCCGCATCAAG GTGGCGCTCTCCGCTGCTACAAGTGCGCCGACTACACGGGCCGCTGCGACGACGTCCACGAGTGCACGTACGAGGACGCCTGCCTCACGCTCAGCGTGCAAG GCGGCAAGACGCTCCGCCAGTGCATCCGCTACACGGACTGCGACAACTCGCGTCTGTCTCAGATGTTCCCGGCCGCCATGTCGTCCTTCTCGTACCGCTGCTGCAACAACAACCTGTGCAACTCCAGCGGCGCGGTGGGCGTGGCCCCGCCGCCGATGCTGCTGATTGGCTGGCTGCTCGGCGCGCTCGTCTTCTGCCTCTGA
- the snx20 gene encoding sorting nexin-20 isoform X2, with product MTVALLSTGSFSPRHVTVRRSHAHFSRFHRQLQAEFGEELERAALAAPPLRGRGPAQAQAQALQDYLSGAFAVCGHSPLFARFLTERERARARVLMRAGRYADALEQLARVLAVHDKLLPWHRRSATWAVPTLAAVAVCHRDLERPREALAAGQRALPAVRRYGMRRYRAPLLRLLVDAGHRLGRPVARLQEELTAAEDAGPAAAAAASLKEVVLDDLAD from the exons ATGACG GTGGCGCTGCTGAGCACGGGAAGCTTCAGCCCTCGTCACGTGACGGTGCGCCGGAGCCACGCCCACTTCTCCCGCTTCCACCGCCAGCTGCAGGCGGAGTTTGGGGAGGAGCTGGAGAGGGCGGCGCTAGCGGCCCCGCCCCTTCGCGGGCGTGGCCCGGCGCAGGCGCAGGCGCAGGCGCTGCAGGACTACCTGAGCGGCGCCTTCGCCGTCTGCGGCCACTCGCCGCTTTTCGCCCGCTTCCTGACCGAGCGGGAGCGCGCCCGCGCCCGCGTCCTGATGCGCGCCGGACGCTACGCCGACGCCCTGGAGCAGCTCGCCCGCGTCCTCGCCGTCCACGACAAACTTTTGCCCTGGCACAG GCGGAGCGCCACGTGGGCGGTGCCCACGCTGGCCGCCGTGGCCGTGTGCCACCGCGACCTGGAGCGGCCGCGGGAGGCGCTGGCGGCCGGCCAGCGGGCGCTGCCGGCCGTCCGCCGCTACGGGATGCGGCGCTACCGAGCGCCTCTGCTGCGCCTGCTGGTGGACGCCGGCCACCGGCTGGGCCGACCCGTCGCCCGCCTGCAGGAGGAGCTGACGGCGGCCGAGGACGCCggccccgccgccgccgccgccgcctccctcAAGGAGGTGGTGCTGGACGACTTGGCCGACTGA
- the snx20 gene encoding sorting nexin-20 isoform X1 encodes MDGSKQSTGGTSCLTTGELQQHFREMKNSEKSPRGKLLFVVSDAQQDEEDACVEVALLSTGSFSPRHVTVRRSHAHFSRFHRQLQAEFGEELERAALAAPPLRGRGPAQAQAQALQDYLSGAFAVCGHSPLFARFLTERERARARVLMRAGRYADALEQLARVLAVHDKLLPWHRRSATWAVPTLAAVAVCHRDLERPREALAAGQRALPAVRRYGMRRYRAPLLRLLVDAGHRLGRPVARLQEELTAAEDAGPAAAAAASLKEVVLDDLAD; translated from the exons ATGGACGGCAGCAAGCAGTCGACAG GAGGCACTTCCTGTTTGACCACCGGGGAACTTCAGCAGCACTTTCGAGAGATGAAAAACTCGGAGAAAAGTCCGAGAGGCAAACTGCTCTTCGTCGTGTCCGACGCGCAGCAAGATGAAGAAGACGCCTGCGTGGAG GTGGCGCTGCTGAGCACGGGAAGCTTCAGCCCTCGTCACGTGACGGTGCGCCGGAGCCACGCCCACTTCTCCCGCTTCCACCGCCAGCTGCAGGCGGAGTTTGGGGAGGAGCTGGAGAGGGCGGCGCTAGCGGCCCCGCCCCTTCGCGGGCGTGGCCCGGCGCAGGCGCAGGCGCAGGCGCTGCAGGACTACCTGAGCGGCGCCTTCGCCGTCTGCGGCCACTCGCCGCTTTTCGCCCGCTTCCTGACCGAGCGGGAGCGCGCCCGCGCCCGCGTCCTGATGCGCGCCGGACGCTACGCCGACGCCCTGGAGCAGCTCGCCCGCGTCCTCGCCGTCCACGACAAACTTTTGCCCTGGCACAG GCGGAGCGCCACGTGGGCGGTGCCCACGCTGGCCGCCGTGGCCGTGTGCCACCGCGACCTGGAGCGGCCGCGGGAGGCGCTGGCGGCCGGCCAGCGGGCGCTGCCGGCCGTCCGCCGCTACGGGATGCGGCGCTACCGAGCGCCTCTGCTGCGCCTGCTGGTGGACGCCGGCCACCGGCTGGGCCGACCCGTCGCCCGCCTGCAGGAGGAGCTGACGGCGGCCGAGGACGCCggccccgccgccgccgccgccgcctccctcAAGGAGGTGGTGCTGGACGACTTGGCCGACTGA